A part of Streptomyces sp. NBC_01210 genomic DNA contains:
- a CDS encoding non-ribosomal peptide synthetase, which yields MTKMLSDTPTGATPMTGRSAEPMAERTSELMNDRQAHLPSVVHGAPLSQATAAGVLSRYEEWVRRSPEAPAVVDGTRTWSYRQLDEAADDVFRALSDRVRPGDLVGVCLDRSAALAVTAIALARIGAVYLPLGPRPGERRIDAVTEDVAVVCLIGDPTVLPARHQAAEQIALPLPGGGTNAAPQAVAAFAPPAASARPAPQEAFYAVLTSGSTGPPKAVAVAEPALSALLDWYRTETGLAPGDRQSMLIGVAFDPHVMELWAGLTSGAALVPAPDAVRWDPAELTAWWRDAAVTVCVVATPMAEPVLDRTWPQDLELRHLVVGGDRMRRRPGADVTATVHNAYGPAEATVVTTTHAMRATDHDAGDETAPSIGTPIPGATVVVTAADGRVAARGEAGELCIGGTCLAVGYLDPELTARRFTAPPPGLDAGRTDRVYRTGDRVRMLDDGRLEFLGRLDDQVKISGVRIEPAEVEAALEQNPSVRSAVVTAPRSADGSARLVAYVLASDGASADELLSAVRAWLPEQAVPSAVRILDAFPLDANGKVDRAQLLKRASAPTQPIAADSATADNGDSHDGATESERLVLRVVRDLLDSPGTELGDNFTEAGGTSLVASRLLTVIEQETGVRLRAPELLRQPDLRAVAAVLDERRAAVGPAVA from the coding sequence ATGACCAAGATGCTGAGTGACACGCCGACGGGGGCCACACCGATGACCGGGCGTTCTGCCGAGCCGATGGCCGAGCGGACCTCCGAGCTGATGAACGACCGTCAGGCCCACCTGCCGAGCGTCGTACACGGTGCCCCCCTTTCCCAAGCCACCGCCGCCGGAGTGCTCTCCCGCTACGAGGAATGGGTACGCCGCAGTCCCGAGGCCCCCGCCGTGGTCGACGGGACTCGTACCTGGAGCTACCGGCAGCTGGACGAGGCGGCCGACGACGTCTTTCGCGCCCTCAGCGACCGGGTCCGCCCGGGTGACCTGGTCGGCGTCTGCCTCGACCGCTCGGCGGCGCTGGCCGTGACCGCGATCGCCCTCGCCCGGATCGGAGCGGTCTATCTCCCGCTGGGCCCCCGCCCCGGTGAGCGCCGCATCGACGCGGTCACCGAGGACGTCGCCGTGGTCTGCCTGATCGGGGACCCCACCGTGCTGCCCGCCCGCCATCAGGCCGCCGAGCAGATCGCGCTGCCGCTGCCGGGAGGGGGGACGAACGCCGCCCCGCAGGCCGTCGCGGCGTTCGCCCCTCCCGCTGCGAGTGCGCGCCCGGCTCCGCAGGAAGCCTTCTACGCCGTGCTGACCTCCGGCTCCACCGGGCCGCCGAAGGCTGTCGCCGTCGCGGAACCCGCTCTGTCCGCACTGCTGGACTGGTACCGCACCGAGACCGGCCTGGCGCCCGGGGACCGGCAGTCAATGCTGATCGGCGTCGCGTTCGACCCGCATGTGATGGAGTTGTGGGCCGGTCTGACGTCCGGCGCGGCTCTGGTTCCCGCTCCGGACGCTGTTCGCTGGGACCCGGCCGAACTCACCGCATGGTGGCGCGACGCCGCCGTGACGGTGTGCGTCGTGGCCACTCCGATGGCCGAACCGGTGCTGGACCGGACCTGGCCCCAGGACCTCGAACTGCGTCACCTCGTTGTCGGCGGCGACCGGATGCGCCGACGCCCAGGTGCGGATGTGACCGCCACGGTGCACAACGCGTACGGGCCGGCCGAGGCCACCGTCGTCACCACCACTCACGCCATGCGCGCCACGGACCACGACGCGGGCGACGAGACAGCGCCGTCGATCGGAACTCCGATCCCGGGCGCCACGGTCGTCGTCACCGCTGCGGACGGCCGTGTCGCCGCCCGCGGTGAGGCCGGCGAACTGTGCATCGGCGGCACCTGCCTGGCAGTCGGCTATCTGGACCCGGAGCTGACGGCACGGCGATTCACCGCCCCGCCCCCGGGACTCGACGCGGGGCGGACAGACCGTGTGTACCGCACCGGGGACCGGGTGCGGATGCTGGACGACGGCAGACTCGAGTTCCTCGGCCGTCTCGACGATCAGGTGAAGATCAGCGGAGTACGGATCGAACCGGCCGAGGTCGAGGCCGCGCTCGAACAGAACCCGTCGGTGCGCAGCGCGGTCGTCACCGCGCCCCGTTCCGCCGACGGCAGCGCCCGCCTGGTGGCGTACGTCCTCGCATCCGACGGAGCGAGTGCTGACGAGCTGCTGTCCGCGGTACGGGCCTGGCTGCCCGAGCAGGCCGTGCCCTCGGCCGTGCGGATCCTGGACGCCTTCCCACTTGACGCCAACGGCAAGGTCGACCGTGCCCAACTGCTGAAGCGTGCTTCGGCCCCCACGCAGCCGATCGCCGCCGACAGCGCCACTGCCGACAACGGCGATTCGCACGACGGCGCAACGGAGAGCGAGCGACTGGTCCTGCGGGTGGTGCGCGACCTGCTGGACAGCCCCGGTACCGAACTGGGCGACAACTTCACCGAGGCCGGCGGAACCTCGCTCGTCGCCTCGCGCCTGCTGACCGTGATCGAGCAGGAGACCGGAGTGCGGCTGCGCGCACCGGAGTTGCTCCGTCAGCCCGACCTTCGGGCAGTCGCGGCCGTACTCGACGAGCGCCGCGCCGCCGTCGGACCGGCGGTGGCCTGA